The Deltaproteobacteria bacterium genome includes a window with the following:
- the rlmN gene encoding 23S rRNA (adenine(2503)-C(2))-methyltransferase RlmN encodes MENVSPDPKPASTGPLHALSLSPSALQDLLTGWGQPKFRAQQLTQWLYGKRTFALSSMTNLPQALRSQLESELVWELPEIVSRLDSADGASKLLLKSERGLIEAVILRYEGRTSLCVSSQVGCRLACSFCQTGRLGFVRHLSTAEILAQFAIAEQIVQLEGRRISHVVFMGMGEPLDNYDNVVAAVNRLTGKDAFGLSVRNVTVSTSGLAPQIRTLARDVQAALAISLHGARDELRTELMPINRRYPLAELKAALLDYQRMTGDKITIEYILIKDKNCGTREAKELVKFLHGMRAKVNLIPFNAHPGLPYQRPSDEDIRAFQVYLAERSIPAPVRYSKGLEVSAACGQLAAKNLETLGASPKRQDVLNRSFTQA; translated from the coding sequence ATGGAAAACGTCAGCCCAGACCCTAAACCTGCTAGTACAGGGCCCTTACATGCCCTTAGTTTATCACCATCGGCCCTGCAAGACTTGCTGACTGGTTGGGGGCAGCCTAAATTCCGTGCCCAGCAACTGACCCAGTGGCTATATGGCAAAAGGACCTTTGCCCTCAGTAGCATGACGAATCTGCCGCAGGCGCTACGCTCCCAACTCGAGTCCGAACTCGTATGGGAACTACCCGAAATCGTTAGCCGTCTCGATAGTGCAGACGGTGCCAGCAAGCTGCTGCTTAAGAGCGAGCGCGGACTCATCGAGGCCGTAATTCTTCGCTACGAGGGGCGTACCAGCCTATGTGTGTCGAGCCAAGTGGGTTGCCGCCTAGCTTGTAGTTTCTGCCAAACCGGTAGACTTGGCTTCGTGCGCCACCTCAGTACAGCCGAGATACTGGCTCAGTTCGCTATTGCCGAGCAAATTGTCCAGCTTGAGGGGCGACGCATTTCGCACGTTGTCTTTATGGGTATGGGCGAACCACTCGACAACTACGACAACGTCGTTGCCGCGGTTAATAGGCTGACGGGCAAAGACGCCTTTGGTCTCAGCGTGCGTAACGTGACCGTGTCCACTTCAGGACTGGCACCACAGATCCGCACGCTAGCGCGCGATGTGCAAGCGGCGCTGGCGATCTCCCTGCACGGTGCGCGTGACGAGCTACGCACCGAATTGATGCCCATCAACAGGCGCTATCCTCTAGCCGAACTCAAAGCTGCTCTGCTCGATTATCAGCGCATGACCGGTGACAAGATCACCATCGAATACATCCTGATTAAAGACAAAAATTGCGGCACACGCGAAGCCAAAGAACTCGTTAAATTCCTGCACGGCATGCGCGCTAAGGTAAACCTTATTCCATTTAATGCACATCCTGGCCTCCCCTACCAGCGGCCAAGCGATGAGGACATCAGAGCCTTTCAAGTATACTTGGCAGAGCGTTCCATCCCGGCACCCGTTCGCTACAGTAAGGGACTCGAAGTTTCTGCGGCGTGTGGCCAACTTGCTGCTAAAAATCTCGAGACATTGGGGGCATCACCTAAGCGCCAAGACGTCCTTAATCGCAGCTTTACACAGGCTTAA
- a CDS encoding metallo-mystery pair system four-Cys motif protein, which translates to MPRQLFGTTPFLCALSGAIALLSCGKKDTKATDATVAATQPVTINFKATVGDAPLNCGQSYAGVGTTGSTIEVRDFRFYVYNPQLLKADGTKVALTLTQDGKWQRDNVALLDFTNGTGLCDSSGTSTNTAIGGTVPIGTYTGLSFQFGLPPKLNHLNAATETAPFNETGMWWTWKGGYKYSRFDFKTSGQDNFYIHMGATNCTGTVEAGFTCAYDYEPIMSFAAFDSATQAIKLDVKTLLTGSDLDAAPNTQAGDFVKGCMAFPGDQECPPIFEKLGLVFSSKDAGPAATAFTVVNL; encoded by the coding sequence ATGCCGCGCCAACTGTTTGGAACTACGCCGTTTCTGTGCGCGCTATCTGGAGCCATAGCCCTACTCAGCTGCGGCAAAAAAGACACCAAAGCCACCGATGCCACGGTTGCTGCGACGCAACCTGTCACCATCAATTTTAAGGCAACCGTCGGCGACGCCCCACTTAACTGCGGTCAGAGCTACGCCGGTGTTGGCACCACAGGATCGACCATTGAGGTTCGTGACTTTCGCTTTTATGTTTATAACCCGCAGCTCCTAAAAGCCGACGGCACCAAAGTCGCTCTGACCTTGACTCAAGATGGCAAATGGCAACGTGACAACGTGGCATTACTGGATTTCACTAACGGCACGGGACTTTGCGATAGCAGCGGCACATCTACTAATACAGCTATAGGTGGCACCGTCCCGATCGGCACCTATACGGGACTTAGTTTCCAGTTTGGCCTACCTCCTAAACTCAACCATCTCAATGCTGCCACGGAGACCGCCCCCTTTAACGAGACTGGCATGTGGTGGACTTGGAAGGGCGGCTACAAATATTCCCGATTTGATTTTAAAACATCCGGCCAAGACAACTTCTATATCCACATGGGAGCGACCAACTGCACGGGGACCGTTGAGGCAGGATTCACCTGCGCCTACGACTATGAACCCATCATGAGCTTTGCCGCATTTGATTCTGCCACGCAAGCCATCAAACTTGACGTGAAAACGCTACTCACAGGAAGCGATCTCGACGCCGCACCCAACACACAGGCGGGTGATTTCGTCAAAGGCTGCATGGCCTTCCCGGGCGACCAGGAATGCCCGCCGATTTTCGAAAAATTAGGCTTAGTATTTTCATCTAAAGATGCGGGTCCTGCCGCCACGGCATTCACTGTAGTCAATCTATGA
- a CDS encoding M15 family metallopeptidase: MGNALFSEKLNLARLVRYLVWSLTALFISSHNVYSAPAAREAAPSDFVSLADIAPAVKIDMKYAGSDNFTGRPVPGYEANKCLLTRPAARALREAQDWLSKFHLQLQVYDCYRPQRAVTAFVNWAADSADTVTKETHYPKVPKDHLFGDGYIATKSGHSRGSTVDIGIVDLDAGTPFDFFDPSSHTAAAGLTPSQRAARALLSAALERVGFVNYDKEWWHFSLKAEPHPKNYYDVPVR; encoded by the coding sequence ATGGGCAACGCTCTTTTCTCTGAAAAACTAAATCTCGCGCGGTTAGTCCGCTACCTAGTTTGGTCTCTGACCGCGCTGTTCATCAGCAGTCACAATGTCTACAGCGCTCCGGCGGCGCGAGAAGCAGCGCCCAGTGATTTTGTCTCGCTGGCAGACATTGCTCCCGCCGTCAAAATCGACATGAAGTACGCCGGATCTGACAATTTCACAGGACGACCAGTCCCCGGTTACGAGGCCAATAAATGCTTGCTGACGCGACCAGCGGCACGGGCGCTGAGAGAGGCTCAAGACTGGTTATCGAAGTTCCACCTTCAGCTCCAGGTTTACGACTGTTATCGACCACAGCGCGCCGTCACCGCTTTTGTCAACTGGGCCGCTGATTCTGCCGATACCGTGACTAAAGAGACGCATTATCCCAAAGTTCCTAAGGACCATCTTTTTGGCGATGGCTATATTGCTACGAAATCCGGTCACAGTCGCGGCAGCACTGTAGATATCGGTATCGTAGATTTAGATGCCGGAACACCATTCGACTTTTTTGATCCGTCTTCGCACACGGCAGCGGCAGGCTTGACGCCGTCGCAACGTGCCGCTCGCGCTTTATTAAGCGCGGCGTTGGAGCGTGTGGGTTTTGTTAACTACGACAAGGAATGGTGGCACTTTAGCTTGAAAGCCGAACCTCACCCTAAAAACTACTATGATGTCCCGGTGCGCTAG
- a CDS encoding DUF3443 family protein gives MKTKIALFTVGLITLGACKTPGGYQGRLGKRGQPRLRGSNDVYPVAPAVAGETPTGKNIIPITVNGELCGPKQAPNQACVSVTICEPGTSNCQTIKNLLLDTGSVGIRLFASVVTLKLPPIRVEQGEIAECIGFADQSSQWGPIVEADIKLAEEPTIKLPMQLINSAYAQMPGPCSIEQSVPDVSPAQTGFNGIFGVGLFKQDYPAVNSVVDSPFYACKDGKCTQIVYDQGLKNPVASLPQDNNGVLIKLPAIGEGGATSASGVMILGIGTQENNAPGGLTAYPVRYPGLYAAMFTPYSSRPVSSFIDSGTNHLVLPKIDVLPLCDEKQAFVCPASAQNFYATTMGSGGKPTGEVKFQIANAASLLNSDNMVFATLGARGTDGLANVIDWGLPFFFGRTVAIGFEGKKSPLGSGMYWAY, from the coding sequence ATGAAAACTAAAATCGCCTTGTTTACAGTCGGTCTCATCACGCTAGGCGCCTGTAAAACTCCGGGCGGTTACCAGGGACGATTAGGCAAGCGCGGTCAACCGCGCCTTCGCGGTAGCAATGACGTATATCCCGTCGCCCCCGCCGTAGCTGGCGAGACACCCACCGGGAAAAACATCATACCCATAACGGTCAACGGCGAACTTTGCGGCCCTAAACAGGCTCCCAATCAAGCCTGCGTCAGCGTTACTATATGCGAGCCAGGAACTAGCAACTGCCAGACGATCAAAAATTTGCTCCTAGATACCGGGAGCGTCGGCATTCGGTTGTTCGCATCGGTCGTCACTCTAAAATTGCCACCGATTAGGGTGGAGCAAGGCGAGATTGCGGAATGTATCGGTTTTGCCGATCAATCAAGCCAGTGGGGGCCTATAGTCGAAGCCGACATCAAACTTGCTGAAGAACCCACGATCAAATTGCCCATGCAGCTGATCAACTCAGCCTATGCGCAAATGCCGGGTCCATGCAGCATTGAGCAGAGCGTGCCCGATGTGTCACCAGCCCAAACGGGATTCAACGGCATCTTTGGCGTCGGTTTATTCAAGCAAGACTATCCGGCAGTCAATTCCGTGGTCGATAGCCCGTTTTACGCCTGCAAAGACGGTAAATGCACGCAGATCGTCTACGATCAAGGCCTCAAGAATCCCGTTGCTTCGTTGCCGCAAGACAATAACGGTGTTTTGATTAAACTACCGGCCATCGGTGAGGGCGGTGCAACTTCAGCAAGCGGCGTGATGATTCTCGGCATCGGCACGCAGGAAAATAATGCGCCGGGGGGGCTCACGGCTTACCCCGTGCGTTATCCGGGGCTCTATGCTGCCATGTTTACGCCGTATAGCAGCCGACCAGTCAGTAGCTTTATCGATAGCGGCACGAACCATTTGGTTTTACCTAAAATCGACGTCCTGCCGCTTTGCGATGAAAAACAAGCTTTCGTTTGCCCCGCGAGCGCCCAGAACTTTTACGCGACCACGATGGGCTCAGGCGGCAAGCCTACAGGCGAAGTAAAATTTCAGATCGCTAATGCGGCCTCACTCTTAAACTCCGACAACATGGTCTTCGCCACCCTTGGCGCCCGCGGTACCGATGGTCTTGCCAACGTCATCGACTGGGGTCTGCCATTTTTCTTCGGTCGGACCGTAGCTATTGGTTTTGAGGGTAAAAAGTCACCGCTGGGGTCGGGCATGTACTGGGCTTACTAA
- a CDS encoding HAMP domain-containing histidine kinase, whose protein sequence is MQHIVAPSWSSMPIRPKFTSIILALAGDSSIEDGTKARWLLRLRWAAVAAMIAGLAGFRHYGLIAGEDIASYVAAVTLLIAANVFLSLGGLYQRLPLLLQMLLDLAVLGFTLGMTQGCANPMSALIYMHAVLGPLLLRGRQGLIYLMAIGLAVSYYCLNSQPVFHGLHGRPLPHAVSLVAQLLVVIVIWSLTLSLSTRLRTLRSSLELARAQCQRADHLRALGAMAASFTHEFATPLNTAKMRLERQKRRAGSTADASPHSSGSGDVDAALAAIEQCEAVMRSMFGAELQAGHVRFEELKVADFVLKVCDSWSQQHPDVVVRTHVDTAAAAVTCSLPSLALARSLMDLLDNAREASGDQNVAIEMTVTSRDGMVTIAVSDRGAGVPHLLRERLGEAFVSSRPDGTGLGLYTARSLAEALGGSLDVADRARGGTVVSLHLQLDRGSMA, encoded by the coding sequence ATGCAGCATATTGTTGCACCGTCGTGGTCGAGCATGCCTATTCGTCCCAAGTTTACATCAATAATCCTGGCATTAGCGGGAGATAGCAGCATCGAGGATGGTACCAAGGCGCGCTGGTTGCTGCGCCTCAGGTGGGCAGCGGTGGCCGCGATGATCGCCGGTCTTGCCGGTTTCCGCCACTACGGTCTCATTGCTGGGGAGGACATCGCGAGCTACGTGGCAGCGGTGACATTGCTCATTGCGGCCAATGTGTTCCTGTCGCTGGGTGGCCTCTACCAGCGTTTGCCGTTACTCCTGCAGATGCTGCTCGATCTGGCGGTGCTCGGGTTTACTCTAGGCATGACGCAGGGGTGTGCCAATCCTATGAGTGCCCTGATCTATATGCATGCCGTGCTTGGTCCGCTCCTGCTCCGCGGGCGCCAAGGCCTCATCTATCTCATGGCCATCGGCCTCGCAGTTAGCTACTACTGTCTAAACTCGCAGCCCGTATTCCATGGACTGCACGGGCGGCCCCTGCCGCATGCCGTGAGCCTGGTGGCTCAACTTTTAGTTGTGATCGTCATCTGGTCGCTCACCCTATCGCTATCGACTCGTCTGCGTACTTTGAGATCCAGCCTGGAGCTCGCGCGCGCGCAGTGCCAGCGAGCAGATCACCTCCGCGCCCTAGGTGCTATGGCAGCAAGTTTTACGCACGAATTTGCCACCCCACTCAATACGGCAAAGATGCGGCTGGAGCGGCAGAAGCGGCGCGCAGGCTCAACTGCTGACGCGAGCCCTCACTCATCCGGATCCGGAGATGTCGATGCCGCCTTGGCCGCCATAGAGCAGTGTGAGGCCGTCATGCGCAGTATGTTTGGGGCCGAGTTGCAAGCGGGTCACGTGCGGTTTGAAGAACTCAAGGTTGCTGACTTCGTCCTTAAAGTTTGTGACTCCTGGTCCCAGCAACATCCAGACGTCGTGGTGAGGACTCATGTCGACACTGCGGCCGCAGCTGTCACCTGCAGCTTGCCATCGCTAGCTTTGGCCCGGTCGCTGATGGATTTGCTAGACAACGCGCGCGAGGCTTCAGGTGACCAGAATGTAGCAATCGAAATGACAGTCACGTCTCGTGACGGCATGGTGACGATTGCCGTGAGTGACCGCGGCGCCGGTGTGCCGCACTTGCTGCGTGAGCGGCTGGGGGAAGCGTTTGTTTCCTCCCGACCTGATGGCACTGGTCTTGGCTTATACACGGCACGGTCACTGGCCGAAGCCCTGGGTGGATCGCTCGATGTGGCCGATCGCGCTCGAGGTGGGACGGTCGTGAGTTTGCATCTGCAACTTGACCGCGGGAGTATGGCGTGA
- a CDS encoding adenylate/guanylate cyclase domain-containing protein — translation MQNERVQAVPAVLMTRYFFGSIKIVHVHPTLGHPLYREAGYLSKARSHKSQLFHAEPLSFPPGESVVYLALDAAKHPSNLHFQLRSEANFDEFNHGFIALTAAFFALALTLVVINAALMFNMRSVTMVYFLVMSLGLMVLQICLSGALNFTGFLPFAANVRLWFIAVAITVVGSGMFVLNFFGLGAQRYRPLLYLHLLNSATILSAAIFSSFTWPHSLTVTGLSLAVLLLVMVLAVGIGFTVNLRRTLIFMFCTLPITVFGLVEFLNFFMHGSAPDSVSYFWGSSLSSLIIMMLFAAGELLGTERRTRALAASLQSVFPPFQVQRIVSEGLQLDQGPQERYVTVMFIDIVGYSIAARTRAQMQTFHFLKETLGFISKIVHRHGGIIDKSLGDGSLCFFGYNFAGKESSGHERTAVRCALEIQRRMVERINALPADSNDVFPLRIGINTALICIGNMGDEQRFDFTLHGDGVNMAQRFESACEPFKVTIGKSTYEALDEKTRTYERFYQRFVPIKNAAALVEAYEVNPFEKDSLALDQARGRYWKSIGVQRVDHRYVPKTATMLVKTTYGDMILQNFSRNGFCVRSRIFLGKGADLILDITDHISDPTLAFLGVITVQVRWGVPTSDDHFILGTLVNGLSEQHRELVFDHLVLAAERQLAVNAYV, via the coding sequence GTGCAAAATGAGCGCGTTCAAGCGGTGCCCGCGGTGCTGATGACACGCTACTTCTTTGGCTCGATTAAAATCGTGCACGTTCACCCCACCCTTGGTCATCCGCTTTACAGAGAGGCTGGTTATTTAAGCAAAGCCCGGTCTCACAAATCGCAGCTGTTTCACGCTGAGCCCTTATCTTTTCCGCCAGGAGAGTCCGTCGTTTATTTGGCGCTGGATGCAGCCAAGCATCCTAGCAACCTGCATTTTCAATTGAGATCAGAGGCTAATTTTGACGAGTTCAATCATGGTTTCATCGCGCTGACAGCGGCTTTTTTCGCCCTGGCTCTCACGCTGGTGGTGATCAACGCCGCCCTGATGTTTAACATGCGCTCTGTAACCATGGTCTACTTTTTGGTGATGTCCCTCGGGCTTATGGTCCTGCAGATCTGTTTAAGCGGTGCGCTGAATTTTACCGGATTCCTGCCATTTGCTGCTAATGTACGGCTATGGTTTATAGCGGTCGCCATCACCGTTGTTGGGTCTGGGATGTTCGTTCTCAACTTTTTTGGTTTAGGGGCCCAGCGTTACCGACCACTGCTGTACCTGCATCTTTTGAATTCAGCAACGATTCTGTCTGCAGCCATATTCAGCTCATTCACTTGGCCACATTCGCTTACAGTCACGGGACTTAGTTTAGCGGTACTGCTCCTTGTAATGGTGCTTGCAGTCGGCATCGGTTTTACAGTGAATTTACGTCGCACCTTAATTTTTATGTTCTGCACACTGCCCATTACCGTCTTCGGTCTAGTAGAGTTTCTCAACTTTTTCATGCACGGAAGCGCGCCCGACTCGGTCAGCTATTTTTGGGGTAGCTCGCTGTCATCTCTGATCATTATGATGCTATTTGCCGCGGGCGAGCTCCTTGGAACGGAGCGTCGGACGCGCGCCCTAGCGGCCAGTCTGCAGTCAGTATTCCCACCGTTCCAGGTGCAGCGGATCGTTTCCGAGGGGCTTCAGCTCGACCAGGGTCCGCAGGAGCGGTACGTGACCGTGATGTTTATCGACATAGTCGGTTACAGTATCGCTGCCCGCACCCGTGCGCAGATGCAGACCTTCCATTTTCTGAAGGAAACGCTTGGTTTCATCAGTAAGATTGTTCACCGTCACGGTGGTATCATCGATAAGAGCCTCGGTGATGGGTCACTGTGTTTCTTTGGCTACAACTTTGCGGGCAAGGAGTCTTCCGGGCATGAACGCACTGCCGTACGTTGCGCCCTAGAGATTCAGCGCCGCATGGTAGAGCGGATAAACGCTCTACCTGCGGATAGTAACGATGTGTTCCCTCTGCGCATCGGCATCAATACTGCCCTCATTTGTATCGGCAATATGGGAGACGAGCAGCGTTTTGATTTCACCCTTCATGGCGACGGGGTCAACATGGCCCAGCGTTTTGAGTCAGCATGCGAACCGTTTAAGGTGACGATCGGCAAATCAACTTACGAAGCTCTAGACGAGAAAACGCGCACTTATGAACGGTTCTATCAGCGCTTTGTGCCGATTAAGAATGCGGCGGCATTAGTCGAAGCCTACGAGGTTAATCCATTTGAAAAGGATTCCCTGGCACTCGATCAGGCGCGTGGCCGTTATTGGAAATCGATAGGTGTCCAGCGTGTAGACCATCGTTACGTACCTAAGACGGCGACCATGCTTGTGAAGACCACCTACGGTGATATGATTCTGCAAAACTTCTCGCGCAATGGATTTTGTGTCAGATCACGCATATTCCTCGGTAAGGGGGCGGATCTGATTCTAGATATTACTGACCACATCAGCGACCCAACTCTGGCGTTTCTAGGAGTGATCACCGTACAAGTCCGCTGGGGGGTGCCGACCTCAGATGATCATTTTATCTTGGGCACTCTGGTTAACGGCTTGAGCGAGCAACATCGCGAGCTGGTGTTTGATCACTTAGTTCTTGCCGCAGAGAGGCAGCTCGCGGTGAATGCTTATGTGTAG
- a CDS encoding response regulator, with the protein MMTLQPRLLIAEDDRNFAETLMLEFSDRGYDVDIVHSMAAFNAHKWAHLDYAIVDMRLGTDHGIDLVEVLHQRYPMCQIVMLTGYGSIATAIKAVKLGATNYLTKPASVAQIEAALRGGDFVQSAQPPEPQAPSLARHEREYIESVLSECNGNISQAARVLGLHRQSLQRKLRKFSPP; encoded by the coding sequence GTGATGACTCTGCAGCCGCGACTACTGATTGCCGAAGACGATCGCAATTTTGCCGAAACGTTGATGCTAGAGTTTAGTGACCGTGGCTATGACGTGGATATCGTTCATTCGATGGCTGCCTTTAACGCGCATAAGTGGGCGCATCTAGACTACGCTATTGTCGATATGCGCCTGGGCACTGATCACGGCATCGATCTCGTTGAGGTGCTTCATCAACGGTATCCCATGTGTCAAATCGTGATGCTCACTGGCTACGGTAGTATCGCTACGGCTATCAAAGCCGTGAAGCTGGGCGCCACCAACTATCTGACCAAGCCTGCAAGCGTCGCACAAATCGAAGCGGCTCTGCGCGGTGGCGACTTCGTGCAGTCTGCTCAACCACCGGAACCTCAAGCGCCGTCCCTGGCGCGGCACGAGCGTGAATATATTGAGTCTGTGCTCAGTGAATGCAACGGCAATATTTCGCAAGCTGCTCGTGTTTTGGGCCTACATCGCCAGAGCTTGCAACGTAAACTGCGTAAGTTTAGTCCGCCTTAA
- the tmk gene encoding dTMP kinase: protein MAEVAGGLFIAVEGGEGVGKSSFVKTLAVRLRAQGHDLVTSREPGGTPVADALRALFAHPPQGERLSIVTEALMVSAGRSQHCDQVIRPALAAGQWVLCDRYADSTRVYQGEMGGLSPAVTEELIAISTRGLRPHVTFVLDCPVDVSLQRLQGRSGSGHVDAVGRYDAVAAVDHERRRAAYLAILKANPGSHVLIDASASTEAMVTAALHHLEVRVGQT, encoded by the coding sequence ATGGCAGAAGTAGCAGGCGGCTTGTTTATCGCGGTAGAAGGGGGCGAAGGTGTTGGCAAATCATCTTTCGTTAAGACTCTTGCCGTACGCTTGCGGGCTCAGGGCCACGATTTGGTGACGAGTCGGGAGCCTGGGGGCACGCCGGTTGCGGACGCACTTCGTGCTTTGTTCGCGCATCCGCCCCAAGGTGAGCGCCTCAGCATCGTCACAGAGGCTTTGATGGTCTCAGCAGGACGCTCGCAGCATTGTGATCAAGTGATCAGACCTGCACTCGCTGCTGGTCAATGGGTGCTTTGTGACCGCTATGCTGACTCCACGCGCGTGTATCAGGGAGAGATGGGCGGGCTTTCTCCGGCTGTGACCGAGGAGCTCATTGCTATCTCAACGCGAGGGCTGCGTCCCCATGTGACCTTTGTACTCGATTGCCCAGTGGATGTTTCGTTGCAGCGCCTCCAGGGGCGTTCGGGTAGCGGCCATGTAGACGCGGTGGGGCGTTACGACGCTGTTGCTGCAGTCGATCATGAGCGGCGGCGTGCGGCTTATCTTGCCATTCTCAAGGCCAACCCTGGGTCCCACGTCCTGATTGATGCATCTGCTTCGACCGAGGCCATGGTGACGGCAGCGTTGCACCACTTGGAGGTGCGCGTTGGCCAGACCTAA
- a CDS encoding di-heme enzyme — translation MTLRWLGLTYKLVTLLTLTACGYHQHKDGQSQRSQEPPELRELGRQLFSDPRLSLDGSMSCQSCHEPHYAYTDRRSLPFGVTGITLPRNSPSILYTGKFTKLTWVNPVLDSLEQQLLVPLFGENPPELHIGPREEAIWRAVFASEERARLRAAAASALGSEAGTRTVVLKALATYVSSLAPFASPYDRYLAGEGHALSDRQKTGLQLFEGKAGCVGCHSGPLFNGQTFDAKSKAWGSNIFRRNGLNNQQRRSDQPLGLAEFTLQPDDWNLFRVPSLRNVAETAPYLHDGSRATLAGLLQEYNAASKLALDSNELTALEDFLKSLSDAAIPL, via the coding sequence ATGACCCTTCGTTGGCTAGGATTAACCTACAAACTCGTAACTCTTCTGACGCTCACCGCATGCGGATATCACCAGCACAAAGATGGTCAGAGTCAGAGGAGCCAAGAGCCTCCCGAGCTACGCGAGCTGGGGCGCCAGCTCTTTTCTGACCCTCGGCTGTCGCTTGATGGGAGTATGTCATGCCAAAGTTGTCACGAACCGCACTATGCCTATACCGATCGTCGTAGCCTGCCCTTTGGTGTCACAGGTATCACGCTACCACGCAACAGTCCGTCCATACTCTACACCGGCAAGTTTACCAAGTTGACCTGGGTCAACCCCGTCCTCGACTCCTTAGAGCAGCAGTTACTGGTCCCGCTATTTGGCGAAAATCCGCCGGAACTGCACATCGGCCCGCGCGAGGAGGCTATCTGGCGAGCCGTCTTTGCCAGTGAAGAACGAGCGCGACTGCGCGCCGCTGCTGCGTCAGCCCTTGGATCGGAAGCCGGCACTAGGACCGTCGTCCTGAAAGCGCTCGCTACCTACGTCAGCAGTTTAGCTCCCTTCGCAAGTCCGTACGACCGCTATCTTGCCGGCGAGGGACATGCGCTGAGTGACCGGCAAAAGACGGGACTACAGCTCTTTGAAGGCAAGGCTGGATGCGTGGGCTGTCACAGCGGGCCTTTATTCAATGGTCAAACTTTTGATGCCAAGAGCAAGGCGTGGGGATCCAATATTTTCCGCCGCAATGGGCTGAATAATCAACAACGCAGATCTGATCAGCCTCTGGGTTTAGCCGAGTTTACCTTGCAACCAGACGACTGGAACCTATTTCGGGTCCCATCGCTACGTAATGTTGCCGAAACGGCGCCATACCTGCATGATGGTTCACGAGCGACCCTTGCCGGACTGTTGCAGGAATATAATGCAGCCAGCAAGCTAGCGCTCGACAGCAACGAATTAACGGCACTCGAGGACTTTTTAAAATCACTCTCCGATGCCGCCATACCACTCTAG